In Candidatus Nezhaarchaeota archaeon, the genomic window AGGATAGGTGAGTACCCTAGGGAAGTCTACGCGGGTGGCGAGGTAGAGCTCTGCGTCCTGGTCTACAACTACGTCGGCTACCCGGTACTGGCTCAGGTGAGGTACAAGATAGCGGACCGGGAGAGCATACCGACGAACACCACACCCAGCAGAACCGCTGTGCTCATGAACGTAACCGCCGTGGTCCCCCACCGCGGGGAGCTACTGCGCAAGATTAGAGTACCCATACCTAAGGAAGTGAAGCCAGCAGATAGAGTGGCGCTAGTCTTCGAGCTGTGGCTGTACGACCCTAGAGGGGGTGCGTGGGTCTACAGCGGTAGGTGGACCCACCTATACGTAAGAGTAGTCGAGGTGTGGTAGTTGGGCGGCAGGTCTCCAAGCAGGACCCTGGAGGAGTACGTAAAGTCGAGGGGCGGTGGGTTCAGAGCTCTCAGCGCTGTACATCGAGATATCCAGGAGGGTAGGCTGAAGATAGTGGACCCGAACCCCCCGAAGACCTACGTCGAGTACCTAGCTAGACTGGACTACAGCTTGTGGTTGTGGACCCTCATAGCTATAGTAGCTCTAACCGCAGCCTCCGTCTACCTATCGAACCTGGTGCGCTTCGTATTGTACGTGAGGTACGTTCTCGGGTCTATCCTAGTCCTCTT contains:
- a CDS encoding DUF1616 domain-containing protein; protein product: MGGRSPSRTLEEYVKSRGGGFRALSAVHRDIQEGRLKIVDPNPPKTYVEYLARLDYSLWLWTLIAIVALTAASVYLSNLVRFVLYVRYVLGSILVLFAVGYATVEVLYPSERSLSNLERLALSIGLSLAIVPLVGLVLNYSPWGIRLEPALTSLAVYTTLTAFGAAYRKYRQLRVVR